In Macadamia integrifolia cultivar HAES 741 chromosome 12, SCU_Mint_v3, whole genome shotgun sequence, the following are encoded in one genomic region:
- the LOC122056985 gene encoding protein trichome birefringence-like 36 — protein sequence MGESTPLCSRLLILILSVTLILFHGESTHFNQGEDPWLIDEKIDDNVKMDYSQWASQKSCDMSIGKWVYDSSYPLYDSTCPYLSDAVNCQRNGRPDSNYEKWKWKPHGCAMPRFNALNFLGKMRRKRIMLVGDSITRNQWESLVCLVESVIPTEQKIVTYTGPTMAFHALDFETSIEFCWAPFLVELKREGPLNKRILHLDKIEENARFWRGVDIIVFDSAHWWTHTSDSTTWDFLMEGNKMFTNMNPMDGYEKGLTTWARWVESNLDPQQTCVIFRSVSPQHNRESGWKCYNQREPLEDYLSYQLHIPGQLKILKGVLKQMRFPVYLQDITRMSELRRDGHPSVYAKPLNKQERQHNTRDYTSDCSHWCLPGVPDIWNEMLNALI from the exons ATGGGTGAATCTACTCCACTCTGCTCTCGGCTCCTCATTCTTATCCTTTCTGTGACCCTTATCTTATTCCACGGTGAATCGACACATTTCAACCAAGGTGAGGATCCATGGCTTATTGATGAGAAGATTGATGATAATGTTAAAATGGATTACAGTCAGTGGGCTTCTCAGAAGAGTTGCGACATGTCTATTGGCAAATGGGTTTACGATTCATCGTACCCTCTTTATGATTCGACTTGCCCTTATCTTAGTGACGCAGTTAATTGTCAAAGAAATGGAAGACCAGATTCCAACTACGAGAAATGGAAGTGGAAGCCTCATGGCTGTGCAATGCCTAG GTTTAATGCATTGAATTTTCTTGGGAagatgaggaggaagaggatAATGCTGGTGGGGGATTCCATAACCAGGAATCAGTGGGAGTCTCTTGTTTGCCTTGTTGAATCAGTCATTCCAACTGAGCAAAAGATTGTGACCTACACTGGTCCAACCATGGCCTTCCATGCCTTG GATTTTGAAACATCTATTGAGTTTTGCTGGGCTCCATTTCTGGTGGAATTGAAGAGGGAGGGACCTCTGAACAAAAGAATTCTACATTTGGATAAAATAGAGGAAAATGCAAGATTTTGGAGAGGTGTTGATATTATTGTGTTTGATTCAGCTCATTGGTGGACACACACCAGTGATTCAACCAC GTGGGATTTTTTGATGGAGGGGAATAAAATGTTCACAAATATGAACCCAATGGATGGTTATGAGAAGGGACTCACTACATGGGCTAGATGGGTAGAATCAAACCTTGACCCTCAACAAACGTGTGTTATTTTCCGAAGCGTGTCGCCTCAGCACAACAG AGAAAGTGGCTGGAAATGTTACAACCAAAGAGAGCCTCTGGAGGACTACTTGAGTTACCAACTTCATATTCCAGGACAATTGAAAATACTTAAAGGGGTGCTGAAGCAGATGAGATTTCCAGTATACTTGCAAGATATCACAAGAATGTCTGAGCTAAGAAGAGATGGTCATCCATCAGTGTATGCCAAGCCTTTGAATAAGCAGGAGAGGCAGCACAATACTAGAGACTACACCTCTGACTGTAGCCACTGGTGCCTTCCTGGAGTCCCTGATATCTGGAATGAGATGTTGAATGCACTAATCTAG